The DNA sequence CCGGCGCCGCGCCACTAGCTTCCTCTATGGCGAGGAGCTTCAGGGCTTCGTCGATTCGGGCATACTGACCCGGCTCGACCTCGCGTTCTCACGAGACGGCGCCGACGGTCAGCCGAAACAGTATGTCCAGCATCGCATGCTGGAGAGCGAGGCGGAGCTATTCGCCTGGCTGCAGGACGGCGCGTACGTGTTTGTGTGCGGCGACGCCGAGAACATGGCCAAGGATGTCGACGCGACGTTGCACGAGATCGTGGCCCGCTGCGGCGGCATGGACGCCGCAGCGGCGCACGCGTACGTCAACGACCTCATCAAGAGCCACCGGTACGTACGCGACGTCTACTGACGCTCATTCCCGGCCCGCACGCCACTTATCCAACATTCGCCGGTCCCGTTTAGTCGGGCGACCCGCGCCGCGATCACGCGCTGCCACCAATACCCGAGGGACCTCGGGCCGGGCAGGCGTTCGGTCGAGGTAGCAGGTCACGGCGTCGGCGGCGCCAACCCGTTTCTGGATCACCCTCACCACCTTGACGATTCGCGTCGTGTCACCCACCAATACGCGAATCTCGTCACCGGGTGCCACCATCGTCGACGGCTTCGCCGGTCGATCGTTGACCCGTACGTGCCCGCCTCGGCATGCCGCAGCGGCGTCCGGGCGGGTCTTCGTCAGCCGGACCGCCCACAGCCACCGATCGACGCGGGACGACTCCATGATGTCCATCATGCCGGGCGCAGGGGCTGGGCCTCGGCGGGTGCTGGTGTTAGCAGCCTCCTAAGCGCGCAGCGACAGGATCTGCTCAATCTCGCGCCGCAGCCGTTCGTGACGAAACGGTTTGAAACCGAGGGCGGCGCCGGTACGTGCCGACAGCCGCGCGAACAGGTCCACCGTCCGCCGCAGCGTGTTGACGGTGTCGTCGGCATCGAAATGCGCCCAACAGCCCTCGACTTCGTCGCGCACATCAGCATCCATCCAGCTGTTCATGCGGGTTCCCAGGTAGCGCGTGTCATGCGCGGTGCCATACCGAACGCGGTGGTCCCACTCAATGATGCGCAGCAGCTCTTCCTTGAGGTCTTGGTCGCGTAGTTTCGCCGACCAGAGCTCCTCGCGTACTACGGCTTTCGCACACATCAGCGCCGCGGCGTAGCCCCAGTGCACGCTCTCGTCGAACTCCTCCTCGTCGGGCAGGTCGCCCTCCGGTGCGTTCACCGCGCTCGGGTCAGGTGCCTGACCGTCCTTGTCGACCAACACGTGGAAAGGCCGATCATGCTCCATGTCGGCGAGATCCTCGGCGGGAATCAGGGTGAAGTCGAGCTTGCCGCCGGCGTAGTAGATCAGGCGGGTCTGATACCCGGAGTCCTCGTCTTCCAGACGCTCGACCACAAGAACTTCGCCCAGCGATGCCCACCACGAATCCTCGTCCGCCAGGTCATCGGGCTCGGACGCGTAGAGCTCGATGTCCCGATCCGACAGAGGGTGAACGTCCCCCTTGGCCGCGGAGCCGGTGACGATGACCGCCCGGACGGCATCCACCTCGGTCGCCCATGCGACCAACTTCTCAAGCACCTCACCGTAATTCACACCCATATCCTTGGCTGCCCGGCGTGGAGTTCTCAAGGGCTCTTCCGCGTGTCGGTCAGGTGTTTCGCGCGCGTCGCGGGTGTCCGCTAGCCGGCGTTGTTCTTGTTCGTGCCATCCGGCACGAATGGGTTGACCCCGGTTGGCGTCAACGGATTGGCGCCCTCGTAGGTGGGCTGATGGGCGCCTTGCTGGTACTCGACATCGCCCGGGGCAAGACACGGATCGAAGTCGGTCGAACCGACGCTCGGCTGGTTCGCGTAACACACGGGCGGGGGCTCCGGTGCCGCCTCGGCCACCGGGGACCCGATCAGCGTGACTACGCCGACGACCATTGCCGAACTCACTGCCACAAATACCTTCATGCCCGTACCTCTCCGCCTTTCCATCAATCAGCTAATCGAATCTGGTGCAACCCGCGCACGCAAATACATTGCTATCTATGCATATATCAATTTGAGTCGGCATGTCTAGACAGCCTCCAAGGAAATCAGGAAGCTCTCATGTAGATATCAGCTAATCCTCAGGATACCGGCGCGGGGTAGGGGTAGGTGACGCCAGCGACCGAATCTCAGAGTTGCGTGGAGCGTTCCGGCCCGTGGGCCAGGAGCATCTCGACCAACTGATCGATGAGCGCTTCTTCGGTGCCCGCGATGTCCTGATTCAGCCATGCCGCGACGGCCTGCCCAACGCCGCCCACGACGAAATGGGCCAGCACCGGAAGGCTGCCGTCGTCATCGCGGCGAAACCAGTCGCGCAGATGCTGGGCGAACAGCGACACAAACATCGCCGTGGCCTCGAACCTCTTGCGCACCAGAACCGGATTGACCTGGCGCGGGCTATAGAGCAGCTGCCCGATGCGACGGTCCGCGTTGATGACACGCACCACGCTGCTGATACCGGCCCTCACCTGCTGGCGCGGCGCCGCCGCGGCCACCTCGGCCTCGATGGTGGACGTCAGTCCCTCAACGGCCCAATCGAAGATCGCGATGGCGAATTCGTCCTTGTCGGCAAAGCTTTCGTAGAAATAGCGTTGCGCCAGACCGGAGCGCTGACAGACGGTACGCAGCGTGAGGTCGCCGGGCCCGTCCGGGGCGCCGAGGATGTCGAGTCCCACCTCCATCAGCTGCTGCCGACGCCGAGCCACGCGTTCGTCGGCGGGAAGACCGCTGTACGAGCGGCCGGCTGGAGATGACACTCACCCAGTCTTACAGGAACCGGTATTTGCCTGTGGGCAGAACGGGCACTAATCTGAATGCGCTTGCATCCAGATTGGTTGGATTCATCGCTTCCCACCACAGCCTCGACACAACGGAGTGCACATGGACCTGGCCTTCTCGGCAGAGGAAGAACAATTCCGTACGGAGGTCCGGGAGTTCCTGGAAACGAGCCTCACCGAGGATCTGCGCACCGCAGGTCGCCTGCAAACGAGTGTGTACAGCGACCACGAGGCGAGCCTCCAATGGCAGGCCATCCTTCACGAGAAGGGATGGGCGGCACCGGCCTGGCCAGTGAAACACGGTGGGCAGCCCTGGACTGTGGCGCAGCACTACATCTTCGCGGTCGAATCGACCCTTGCTGGGGCGCCCGCGTTGTCGCCCATGGGCATTCGGATGGTCGCGCACGCAATCGTCAAGTTCGGTACGCAGGAGCAAAAGGACTATTTCCTACCCCGCATTCTGACGGGGGAGGTCTTCTTCTGTCAGGGTTACAGCGAGCCCGAGTCCGGCTCGGACCTGGCGTCGTTGCAGATGTCGGCGGTCTCCGACGGTGACGACGTGATCCTCAATGGCTCCAAGATCTGGACAACCCATGCACGCGAGGCCAATTGGATGTTCGCCCTGGTCCGCACGACCAAGGGCCCGAAGAAGCAGCTCGGTATCACCTTCATCCTGATCGATTTCACCTCACCCGGCATCGACGTCAAGCCACTGGTGATGAGCTCGGGCGAGGAGGTGCAGAACGTGGTGTTCTTCGACAACGTGCGCGTCCCCAAAACGAACGTCCTCGGTGAGATCGACGAGGGGTGGACCGTCGCCAAGTACCTCCTTGAGTTCGAGCGTGGTGGTGGGGCAGTGGCCCCCATGCTGCAGGTGGGCCTCGACCAGCTGAGTGCGGCCACCCAGTCGGTGCCCGCCGAGAATGGCACCCTGGCAGACGATCCCGTGTTCGGCGCGAAGCTCGCCGATCTCGCCATACGTATCGACGTCATGGAAGTTCTTGAGCACCGGGTGCTGGCGGTCGTCGCGGGTGGCGGTAATCCGGGAACGGCGTCCTCGATGCTCAAGATTCTTGGCACCGAACTGTCCCAGGCGTTGACCACGCTCACACTGGAGGCCGCAGGTCCGCGTGGCCGCGTGTATCAGCCCCATGTCACGAAGCCGGGCGGTCCGGTCGTCGAGTACACCCCGCCCGCCGACGGCTACCACAGCGGTGAGCTGTGGCAGGCGGTAGCGCCACTGCACTACTTCAACGACCGTGCGGGGTCAATCTATGCAGGTTCCAACGAGATTCAGCGCAACATCCTCGCCAAGGCCCAACTCGGCCTCTGACAGACAAGAGCGAACACCACCATGGATTTCAGTCTTACCGACGAACAACAGCTCCTGAAGAACTCTGTTTCGGATTTCCTGTCCACCCGTTACGCCCTGGCCGCCAGCCGCCGCGCGGCACGCTCGGACGTCGGCTGGCAGCCGCAGGTGTGGAAGTCCTTCGCCGAGGAGCTCGGGATCCTTGCCGCGCCGCTGCCTGAGGACCGTGGCGGTCTGGGTGGCGGCGCGGAGGAGGTACTAGTCATCGCGGAGGTGCTCGGACAGCATCTCGTCGTCGAGCCCTTCATCGGCACGGTGGTGCTTGGCGGCGGCCTGCTCCGGCGCTCGAACAGCGACCTTGCCAAGGACCTCGTCGGTGGCATTGCGGCTGGCGATGTGGTGACTGGATTCGCCGCTCTGGAGCCAACTTCCGGGCAATCGTTTCACTCGGTGCGGACAACTGCCCGTCGCGAGGGACAAGAGTGGGTACTCGACGGCGAGAAGATCGTGGTGAGCGACGCGCCGATCGCCAGTCATCTGTTGATCACCGCCCGTACCGCGGGCAACGACGCCGACACCGCGGGTCTCACGCTGTTCGCGATACCGTTCGATCCCGCGAGCCCACCCCAGGGAATCGCTGCACATCACTATCGGACAATCGATGATCACCATGCCAGCGACCTCGTAATGACCGGTCTACGCGTGCCGGATTCTGCGCGTATCTCGGAGGTGAACGAGGCCTGGCCGCTGATCGATGCGGCCCTCGACGAAGCTACGGCCGCCACCGTGGCTGAGGCAGTGGGAATGCTGCGTAAGGTGTTGGCCGACACGGTCGAATACACCAAGCAACGTCAGCAATTTGGCGTGACAATCTCCAATTTCCAAGCTTTGCAACACCGCATGGTAAATATGCACATTGAGGTCGAGCAGGCGGTGGCCGCCTCCTACTTGGCCTCGCTTAATCTCGGTGGCCCGCGCCGCACCCGTGCAGTGTCGGCAGCCAAGGCAACCATCTCGCGCGCGGCCCGTCTGGTCGGGCAGGAGGCCGTCCAGCTGCACGGCGGTATGGGGATGACCGAGGAGCTGGCGATCGGGCATTACTTCAAGCGCCTCACTGCAATTGAGTCAGAATTCGGCAATCGCGACTTCCACACCACGCGGTATCAGCGCGCGCGTAGTGCCCAGGCTTAGCCGACGAGGTTGATGACCAGGTTGATCGTGCACGCGATGATGACGGTGCCGTAGATGTAGCTGAAAAGGCAGTGCTTCAACACCACATCGCGAATGTGTGACTCGGTGACGGCGGTATCGGAGACCTGATAGGTCATACCGAGATTGAAGGAGAAGTAGTAGAAGTCGACGTAGCGAGGCGGGACTTCGGAGTTGAAGTCGATACCTCCCGGGGCGCCCTGATAGTAGATCCGTGCGTATCGAGCAGCGTAGATCGTGTGCAGCATCGCCCACACCGTCAGGATCGCTCCGATGCATAGTCCTGCGTAGGCACCCTTGTCCTCCTCGTTGGCCGAGATCAGAAGTATCCCGATTGCGGACAAGCTGGCCACCAGCACTAGCAGCATCGCCAGGTCGCCCAGCTCGCCGTCCATGTCCTCGCTGCTCGCGCGGGCACGTGTTTGGTCGGGATCCATGGGCCACAACACAGTGAGCGCCCACACGACATTGACGACGGCGGACATGATGACTACCGCGAGCAATGCAACCTGCCACCGCTGCAAGAGCGTCCATGTCAAGGCGCCGGCCGTCAACCCCGCTACGAGCGCGATCCAGAATCGCCTGGCGCCGGTCATGCCTTCTCCTCGAACAACACCATCCCGACATCCAACAGTGCTGACACGAAAAAAGGAAGGCACATCACGCCTTCCGACTCTTACTTTTATAGCTCACATCGGTGCGTGCCGCGAGGCTCGGATACCACTCAGAACCGCTGGCCTAAAACAGGATTCACGAGGACTAGGGGTGCGGCGAGGTGGTCACTGTCGTCGTGGTTGATGTCCGGTTGCTCGGAGACGGAGCATCGTCGCGGTCCTGCCACGCGATAAACAGTGCGGTAAATATGGCCCCGGAGAACACTGCCGCGGCAAGGAACCAGAGGAACGGTCGCTGGAACCAACGCATCCGGTCGGTGTCACGGTAGTCGCCCGGTCCGGGGCTGAACGTCACCTCGGGTCGGGCGGCGGTGACGGGAGTCGAGTAGTCCTGGTACTCCTGCAATTCCGGGGAGGTGTCGCCTTCTGACCAGGCCAACCTGTCGGATTCGACGGTGTCGATGGGTTTGGATGCGGGGCTCTTGGCGGTTTCTTCACCCGCGGGTACCGGCCGCATCATGGTTGCTTCCGGGGACGGCGTTTCCTCTGGTTGACCGGCCATGACGGCAGCCCCGAACGCAGCGGCGAGCTGAGGCTGCGGTGCGGCGATGATCGGGCAGCGCAAGCGTTCGGAAAGCTGTTGGGTGACAAGGGGGATGCCGGAACCGCCGCCGATGCTAAGGACGGCACTGACCCCGGCAGAAGGAATGTTGTTGCTTTCCAAGGTTTCTTGAATCCCGGTGATCAGCATGGTCAACGGCTCCCGAATCCAGTCCTCCAGCTCACTGCGGGTAAGCCGCACATCAGAGGCGAGGCCGGGCAGCTCAACGGGAACCACGGTCGTCGTGTCGGCCGACAGATGCTCCTTCGCCGCGCGGCAGCGATCACGCAGGCGCGTCAAGGCGCCCAGGGATGCCGTTCCGTCCGGGTCCTGGTTGAGGCCGGCAAGAACCCGCGTCAAGAGCTCCTGGTCAATGCGCTGCCCCGAGAAGTCACGATGGCGAACGGTCTGGCCGATGGGCTCGAAGTTACGTGCGGCGTCGGCGAGCGTGATGCTGGTGCCGGTTCCGCCAAAATCGCAGACAATGACGACACCATGAGCGGGGAGGCGATCACGCGCGCTCTCCAGTGCGGCGCGTGCGTCGGGCACCAGCTTCATCGGGGTGCCGCCGGGTGCCAGGGCGGGCACCTTGTCGATGGCGGCGCGCAACGCGGCGATGGAGTGCGTACCCCAATGGGCCGGGACGGCAGCCGCGAGTGCCGGGGGAGTATCGAAGTTCGCCACCACGGCCGCGTCGGCGATCATGACCCGGATGGCCTCGGCCATCACCCAATCGGCACTGTGCACGGATCCGTCGGCCCCGACGATTCCGACAGGGTCACCGATGCGATCGACGAATCCGGTGAGGGCCAGGCCAGGTTCCTTCGGGATACCGACCTCCGAGGGCCGATCCTCGTGGAGCGTGAGCATCGAGGTCCGCACGACGGGGACGCCGTCAGGGTTGCCGTCGGTGGCGACCAGCTGTGTAGCCCCGATCGACATTCCGAGTGAGTTCATTCCCTACCTGTTCGCCTGTTCCTCAGTGATTCTAGGCGGGCGGCTTCTGGGGGAAGCCTAAAGGGCGTTGGCGTCGATGATCGCGGTGGCGAATTCTTTGGGCGCTTCCTGCGGGACGTTGTGGCCGATTCCGTCGAGTATCCGGTGGGTGTACTTGCCGGTGAACATCTTCCGGTAGGTCGCCCCGTCCTTGGCCACCCCGTCGAAATCGCTGCCGATCGTGATGGCCGGCACGCCGATGATCGGCTTGGCCGCCAGTTTGGCCTCAATAGCGTCATAGCGCGGCTCGCCTGTGGCCAGCCCGAGTCGCCAGCGGTAGTTGTGAATGACGATGTCGACATGGTCGGGGTTGTCGAATGCCCCGGCCGAGCGGTTGTAAGTGATGTCATCGAAGTGCCACATCGGAGAGGCGTTGTGCCAGATGAGCTCGTTGAAGTCGCGGGTGTTTTGCCGGTAGCCGCGCACGCCACGATCGGTGGAGAAGTAGTACTGGTACCACCAGCCCAGTTCCGCCTGCGGCGACAGCGGCTGCTGGTTGGCTTCCAGATTCACGATGATGTAACCGCTGACCGCCACCAGCGCTTTCACCCGCTCAGGCCAGATAGCGGCGACAATGTCGGCGCTACGGGCACCCCAGTCGAATCCACCGAGGATGGCCGAGGGAATCTTCAGCGCGTCCATGAAGTCGATGACGTCGGTGGCAAGCGCTGCTTGTTGACCATTGCGGAAGGTATCGGTGGACCTGAACCGGGTGCTGCCGTACCCCCGCAGATATGGGACCAGAACCCGAAATCCCTTGGTGGTCAGCAGCGGTACCACATCGAGATAACTGTGAATGTCATAGGGCCAGCCGTGTAGCAGGATCACCGGCTGTCCGTCGGAAGGCCCTTCATCGACGTATCCGACGTTGAGCAGGCCGGCGTCGATCTGTGTGAGGGGCGGGAACTGTGTGCGTGGTCGAGTCGTGTCGACACTGGCGCCGTTCGAGCAGGCCCCGAGGGTGGTTGCGCCGACCGCCGCGGCCAGCGCCACCTTGGAAAATCCACGTCTGCTGATCATGTCAGGGAACCGATTCCGTGAGAGGTCTGTTGGTGTCGCCCCAGGTGATGACGCCGTGGGACTCTACAACGGCGGGGTAACCATCCGGAGGAGCTTCGTGATGCTCGGCGAAGATCAGCCCCAGGCGCGGCATCGCCGCACTGCACCGCCAGTGACCAGCAGCTGCTGATCGTCTATGCGACGATGACTCGATGGATGTAGCCAAGCTGTTCGTCGCTGGCGTGATTGTCGCCGGTGCCGCGCTATCCCTGCCGACTCCCGCCGGAGCCGATCCTGTGGCACCTGGCCCCCAGCCCGGGCCGTCGGTTCCGGATGCGGCGGCCTCGGCCACCGCACCTGTCGGTCCGCCGCCCCCGCCGCCTGCTCAGCCATCAGTTCCCGAGGTCGCGAACCCCTCGTATGGCTCGGGGTCCGGAGGTCCGCTGGGGACCATCCGCGACCTATACCATCAGGCAAAAGACGGGCCGATGGACACGCCGGAAGGCGTCGCCGGGCGACCGGCCGGTGCGGGGCCCGCACCGCAGCTGCCCCCGGGTTATATCTCGACGAATGCCCCGGAGTCCTCCAACCCGGGGCGGATACGCGACCCCTACGCACCGGCCCCCTCGGGACCGCCGCTGCCACCCGGGTACACCTCGTTGACGGGCCCTCCTCCACCCGGCTATGAGCCGACCGGACCCGCTCCGGACAATGCTGCCCAAACCAACCCCGCGCCGTGAGCAGCCCGAAGGTCGCCGGGGGAGTCGTACACACGCTGCCTGCCGACCTGCGCTCGGCACTGATCGAGAACCCCACGGCCCTGGCCCTGTGGCAGGACATCACGCCATTGGGGCGCAACGAGTTCATCTGCTGGGTCGAGGACGCGAAGCAGGAGGCCACTCGGGTGCGCCGTATTCGGCGGACACAAGAGGAACTCGAAGAGGGCAAGCGCCGGCCCTGCTGCTGGCCCGGGTGTAAGCACCGCGAGCGCACCGGCAGGTAGCCGCAGTAACCTCAGGCAGAGGGGATGTTATCAACGGCCAGTACGTGATTCGTCACCGTCAACAGGAGATCGGCGCTCAGATCGATCAGCTGCTCCTTGCCGATGGCGAGATCACCGGCAAGCCAACTCGTCACACTCTCCATGAGCGCGCCGAACAAT is a window from the Mycobacteroides salmoniphilum genome containing:
- a CDS encoding RNA-binding S4 domain-containing protein produces the protein MESSRVDRWLWAVRLTKTRPDAAAACRGGHVRVNDRPAKPSTMVAPGDEIRVLVGDTTRIVKVVRVIQKRVGAADAVTCYLDRTPARPEVPRVLVAARDRGAGRPTKRDRRMLDKWRAGRE
- a CDS encoding TetR/AcrR family transcriptional regulator, with amino-acid sequence MSSPAGRSYSGLPADERVARRRQQLMEVGLDILGAPDGPGDLTLRTVCQRSGLAQRYFYESFADKDEFAIAIFDWAVEGLTSTIEAEVAAAAPRQQVRAGISSVVRVINADRRIGQLLYSPRQVNPVLVRKRFEATAMFVSLFAQHLRDWFRRDDDGSLPVLAHFVVGGVGQAVAAWLNQDIAGTEEALIDQLVEMLLAHGPERSTQL
- a CDS encoding aminoglycoside 6-adenylyltransferase; the encoded protein is MNYGEVLEKLVAWATEVDAVRAVIVTGSAAKGDVHPLSDRDIELYASEPDDLADEDSWWASLGEVLVVERLEDEDSGYQTRLIYYAGGKLDFTLIPAEDLADMEHDRPFHVLVDKDGQAPDPSAVNAPEGDLPDEEEFDESVHWGYAAALMCAKAVVREELWSAKLRDQDLKEELLRIIEWDHRVRYGTAHDTRYLGTRMNSWMDADVRDEVEGCWAHFDADDTVNTLRRTVDLFARLSARTGAALGFKPFRHERLRREIEQILSLRA
- a CDS encoding alpha/beta fold hydrolase, whose amino-acid sequence is MISRRGFSKVALAAAVGATTLGACSNGASVDTTRPRTQFPPLTQIDAGLLNVGYVDEGPSDGQPVILLHGWPYDIHSYLDVVPLLTTKGFRVLVPYLRGYGSTRFRSTDTFRNGQQAALATDVIDFMDALKIPSAILGGFDWGARSADIVAAIWPERVKALVAVSGYIIVNLEANQQPLSPQAELGWWYQYYFSTDRGVRGYRQNTRDFNELIWHNASPMWHFDDITYNRSAGAFDNPDHVDIVIHNYRWRLGLATGEPRYDAIEAKLAAKPIIGVPAITIGSDFDGVAKDGATYRKMFTGKYTHRILDGIGHNVPQEAPKEFATAIIDANAL
- a CDS encoding acyl-CoA dehydrogenase family protein, translating into MDFSLTDEQQLLKNSVSDFLSTRYALAASRRAARSDVGWQPQVWKSFAEELGILAAPLPEDRGGLGGGAEEVLVIAEVLGQHLVVEPFIGTVVLGGGLLRRSNSDLAKDLVGGIAAGDVVTGFAALEPTSGQSFHSVRTTARREGQEWVLDGEKIVVSDAPIASHLLITARTAGNDADTAGLTLFAIPFDPASPPQGIAAHHYRTIDDHHASDLVMTGLRVPDSARISEVNEAWPLIDAALDEATAATVAEAVGMLRKVLADTVEYTKQRQQFGVTISNFQALQHRMVNMHIEVEQAVAASYLASLNLGGPRRTRAVSAAKATISRAARLVGQEAVQLHGGMGMTEELAIGHYFKRLTAIESEFGNRDFHTTRYQRARSAQA
- a CDS encoding acyl-CoA dehydrogenase family protein, giving the protein MDLAFSAEEEQFRTEVREFLETSLTEDLRTAGRLQTSVYSDHEASLQWQAILHEKGWAAPAWPVKHGGQPWTVAQHYIFAVESTLAGAPALSPMGIRMVAHAIVKFGTQEQKDYFLPRILTGEVFFCQGYSEPESGSDLASLQMSAVSDGDDVILNGSKIWTTHAREANWMFALVRTTKGPKKQLGITFILIDFTSPGIDVKPLVMSSGEEVQNVVFFDNVRVPKTNVLGEIDEGWTVAKYLLEFERGGGAVAPMLQVGLDQLSAATQSVPAENGTLADDPVFGAKLADLAIRIDVMEVLEHRVLAVVAGGGNPGTASSMLKILGTELSQALTTLTLEAAGPRGRVYQPHVTKPGGPVVEYTPPADGYHSGELWQAVAPLHYFNDRAGSIYAGSNEIQRNILAKAQLGL
- a CDS encoding Hsp70 family protein: MNSLGMSIGATQLVATDGNPDGVPVVRTSMLTLHEDRPSEVGIPKEPGLALTGFVDRIGDPVGIVGADGSVHSADWVMAEAIRVMIADAAVVANFDTPPALAAAVPAHWGTHSIAALRAAIDKVPALAPGGTPMKLVPDARAALESARDRLPAHGVVIVCDFGGTGTSITLADAARNFEPIGQTVRHRDFSGQRIDQELLTRVLAGLNQDPDGTASLGALTRLRDRCRAAKEHLSADTTTVVPVELPGLASDVRLTRSELEDWIREPLTMLITGIQETLESNNIPSAGVSAVLSIGGGSGIPLVTQQLSERLRCPIIAAPQPQLAAAFGAAVMAGQPEETPSPEATMMRPVPAGEETAKSPASKPIDTVESDRLAWSEGDTSPELQEYQDYSTPVTAARPEVTFSPGPGDYRDTDRMRWFQRPFLWFLAAAVFSGAIFTALFIAWQDRDDAPSPSNRTSTTTTVTTSPHP
- a CDS encoding YdeI/OmpD-associated family protein, coding for MSSPKVAGGVVHTLPADLRSALIENPTALALWQDITPLGRNEFICWVEDAKQEATRVRRIRRTQEELEEGKRRPCCWPGCKHRERTGR
- a CDS encoding DUF1345 domain-containing protein: MTGARRFWIALVAGLTAGALTWTLLQRWQVALLAVVIMSAVVNVVWALTVLWPMDPDQTRARASSEDMDGELGDLAMLLVLVASLSAIGILLISANEEDKGAYAGLCIGAILTVWAMLHTIYAARYARIYYQGAPGGIDFNSEVPPRYVDFYYFSFNLGMTYQVSDTAVTESHIRDVVLKHCLFSYIYGTVIIACTINLVINLVG